The following proteins are encoded in a genomic region of Gimesia algae:
- a CDS encoding DUF1571 domain-containing protein yields the protein MVKQHSYLQNTVLVRQTKKFVAIAGVLALTATACLTQASPLQAQSDHALDPAIRLAMKSYESTAEVKDFQGTFIKREKVGRKMQATQTMAIKFREKPLSVYLGFQQPHAGREVIYFHGRNGNQILAHETGIKGLVGTVSLQPNSPQAMDESRYPITTIGIRKMLYQILKQWKEERAVDAGVAVKYFPDAKLGNMQCKVLQTSYPQQKQGIRFQMTRLYIDKATNLPVRVEQYDWPTRKNSQPELVEEYTYTNIRTNVGLSDADFDPKNPGYNF from the coding sequence ATGGTTAAACAGCACTCTTACTTACAAAATACAGTTCTGGTCCGCCAGACAAAGAAGTTCGTTGCCATCGCAGGAGTTCTGGCTCTGACAGCAACTGCCTGCCTGACACAGGCGAGCCCTCTACAGGCACAGTCAGATCATGCTCTTGATCCTGCAATTCGCCTGGCGATGAAGAGCTACGAATCAACGGCGGAAGTGAAAGACTTCCAGGGAACCTTTATTAAACGTGAAAAGGTAGGCCGCAAAATGCAGGCTACCCAGACGATGGCGATCAAGTTTCGCGAGAAACCACTGAGTGTCTATCTGGGTTTCCAGCAACCACACGCCGGCCGGGAAGTCATCTATTTCCATGGACGAAATGGAAATCAGATTCTCGCTCATGAAACAGGCATCAAAGGACTCGTCGGAACTGTCTCTCTGCAACCCAACAGTCCACAGGCAATGGATGAGAGCCGTTACCCGATCACAACGATCGGCATTCGTAAAATGCTGTATCAGATCTTGAAACAATGGAAAGAAGAGCGAGCCGTCGATGCAGGCGTTGCCGTTAAATATTTCCCGGACGCCAAGCTCGGTAACATGCAGTGCAAAGTTCTGCAGACCAGCTACCCGCAGCAGAAACAGGGTATCCGCTTCCAGATGACAAGACTCTATATCGACAAAGCAACAAATTTGCCCGTCCGTGTCGAACAATATGACTGGCCTACCAGAAAAAACAGCCAGCCGGAATTAGTCGAAGAATACACCTACACCAACATCCGCACTAACGTCGGATTAAGTGATGCTGACTTCGATCCTAAAAATCCTGGTTACAATTTCTAA
- a CDS encoding nucleoside permease, which translates to MSSQQSPVVIGIRLSIMMFLEFFVWGAWYVTVGNYMKAHGMESITHWAYTVGPIAAIISPFVLGMVADRFFSSERVLALLLVIGGVVLAYAPSVIVYDPNAAEPIVEGSTAFILLLLVHMLCYMPTLGLTNTIAFSHLKNQQVWFPLIRVFGTIGWIIAGIIVSKFMHADTLPNQFYVAGGAAVLLGIYSLTLPHTPPPSKGKAISVRDILGLDSLALLKDRSFLVFMASSLLICIPLASYYNFAPMFVGDANIADPAFEMTFGQMSEILFMLLMPFFFKFLGVKRMLLFGMFAWVLRYAFFAAGASEAVYWMIISGIVLHGICYDFFFVTGQIYVEQKAGPSIRAQAQGFLVLATQGFGMLIGAQVMGLLKNEIVTGEGAERLLNWKEFWIIPAATAFVIMVIFLILFKDDPKKELTEEDVAKAAGTEEMV; encoded by the coding sequence ATGTCATCGCAGCAATCGCCAGTCGTTATAGGTATTCGACTTTCCATCATGATGTTTCTCGAGTTCTTCGTGTGGGGGGCCTGGTATGTGACCGTGGGCAACTACATGAAGGCGCATGGGATGGAAAGTATAACGCATTGGGCGTATACCGTAGGCCCCATTGCTGCAATTATCTCTCCTTTTGTGTTAGGAATGGTGGCGGATCGATTCTTTTCTTCAGAACGCGTTCTGGCATTATTGTTAGTGATTGGCGGGGTGGTATTGGCTTATGCTCCGAGTGTGATTGTATATGATCCCAACGCAGCCGAACCAATCGTAGAAGGTAGTACTGCATTCATTCTGCTTTTGCTGGTTCATATGTTATGTTACATGCCTACTTTGGGTCTGACGAATACGATCGCCTTCTCACATTTGAAGAATCAGCAGGTCTGGTTCCCACTGATTCGGGTTTTCGGGACCATCGGCTGGATTATTGCTGGAATTATTGTCAGTAAGTTCATGCACGCCGATACTCTTCCAAATCAGTTTTATGTCGCTGGAGGAGCGGCAGTTCTGCTGGGGATTTACAGCCTGACGCTGCCACATACTCCGCCGCCTTCCAAAGGAAAGGCAATTTCTGTCCGCGATATTCTGGGCCTGGACTCTCTGGCGCTCCTCAAGGACCGATCATTCCTCGTATTCATGGCGAGCTCACTATTAATCTGCATTCCATTGGCCTCCTATTATAATTTTGCACCGATGTTTGTCGGAGATGCCAATATAGCGGATCCCGCATTTGAGATGACATTCGGCCAGATGTCAGAAATTCTGTTTATGTTATTGATGCCGTTCTTCTTCAAATTCCTGGGTGTTAAACGCATGCTGTTGTTTGGCATGTTCGCCTGGGTGCTGCGTTACGCATTCTTTGCAGCGGGAGCTTCGGAAGCCGTTTACTGGATGATTATTTCCGGAATTGTGTTGCACGGTATCTGTTATGACTTCTTCTTTGTGACAGGCCAGATCTATGTGGAACAAAAGGCAGGTCCCTCTATTCGTGCCCAGGCACAGGGCTTCCTGGTCCTGGCGACACAGGGGTTTGGAATGCTGATCGGGGCGCAAGTCATGGGCTTACTGAAAAACGAGATTGTTACGGGTGAAGGGGCTGAAAGGTTACTCAACTGGAAAGAATTCTGGATTATTCCTGCAGCAACCGCATTCGTGATTATGGTGATCTTCCTGATCCTGTTTAAAGACGATCCTAAAAAGGAACTCACAGAAGAAGACGTTGCCAAGGCAGCAGGCACAGAAGAAATGGTTTAA
- a CDS encoding Gfo/Idh/MocA family protein, which translates to MSEAPQNVSSRRDFLKNSSKLAAGASVLAGTSIPHVYAADDSTIKIALVGCGGRGTGAAANALSTTSGPIKLVAMADVFDHRLNVSYKSLKKQFDDKVDVPDDQKFIGFDGYEKAISCLGPGDVVLLVTPPAFRWVQFGYAIEKGINVFMEKPITVDGPSTRKMLELAKKSEEKNLKVGVGLMCRHCKARQELHDRIKDGQIGDILELRAYRMAGPTGSAATGPKPENMSSELLYQISRFHGFLWASGGGFSDFLIHNIDESCWMKDAWPVQADGSGGRHYRGDNVDQNFDSYSVEYTFADGTKMFLRGRTIPGCRQKFASFAHGTKGLAVISTSAHHPAKSRIYKGYNETDENLVWAYPQPEPNPYQVEWEDLINAIRNDQPYNEVRRGAEASLVTSMGRMAAHTGQIVTYDEMLNCKQEFAPDVDKLTMDSPAPVIARADGSYPVPLPGILKNREY; encoded by the coding sequence ATGAGTGAAGCGCCCCAGAATGTCTCATCCCGCCGCGATTTTTTAAAGAACTCCAGTAAACTCGCAGCCGGGGCTTCTGTCTTAGCCGGTACGTCGATCCCCCATGTCTATGCTGCTGATGACAGCACCATTAAAATTGCGCTGGTTGGATGCGGCGGTCGCGGAACAGGAGCTGCTGCCAATGCGCTCTCCACTACCAGCGGACCGATTAAACTGGTCGCGATGGCCGACGTCTTCGATCATCGACTCAATGTCAGTTACAAGAGTCTTAAAAAACAGTTTGATGATAAAGTTGATGTTCCTGATGATCAGAAATTTATTGGCTTCGATGGTTATGAAAAAGCCATTAGCTGCCTGGGACCGGGAGACGTCGTACTACTCGTGACTCCTCCTGCATTTCGCTGGGTGCAGTTCGGTTACGCCATCGAAAAAGGCATCAACGTCTTCATGGAAAAACCCATCACCGTAGATGGCCCCAGTACCCGCAAGATGCTTGAGCTTGCCAAAAAATCAGAAGAGAAAAACCTGAAGGTCGGCGTCGGCCTGATGTGCCGTCACTGCAAAGCGCGTCAGGAACTTCACGATCGAATCAAAGATGGTCAGATCGGCGACATACTGGAACTTCGAGCCTACCGCATGGCCGGCCCGACTGGTTCTGCAGCCACAGGACCCAAACCGGAAAACATGAGCAGCGAACTGCTGTATCAGATCTCCCGGTTCCACGGCTTCCTCTGGGCCAGTGGTGGCGGCTTCAGCGATTTCCTCATCCATAACATCGACGAAAGCTGCTGGATGAAAGATGCGTGGCCCGTTCAGGCCGATGGTTCCGGTGGACGTCACTATCGTGGCGACAATGTCGACCAGAACTTCGACAGCTACAGCGTGGAATACACATTCGCAGATGGCACCAAAATGTTCCTGCGGGGTCGAACCATTCCCGGCTGTCGCCAGAAATTTGCCAGCTTCGCACACGGTACTAAAGGGTTGGCCGTTATCTCAACCTCAGCCCACCACCCTGCGAAATCGCGGATTTACAAAGGCTATAACGAAACCGATGAAAACCTGGTCTGGGCTTACCCGCAGCCGGAACCCAACCCGTATCAGGTTGAATGGGAAGATTTGATCAACGCCATTCGTAACGATCAGCCTTACAACGAAGTGCGACGGGGAGCGGAAGCCAGTCTGGTGACTTCAATGGGCCGCATGGCGGCTCATACCGGTCAGATCGTGACCTACGACGAAATGCTGAACTGCAAACAGGAATTTGCTCCGGATGTCGATAAACTGACGATGGATTCACCAGCGCCCGTTATTGCCCGCGCTGATGGTTCTTACCCCGTACCTTTGCCCGGGATTCTCAAAAATCGTGAGTATTAG